Genomic DNA from Melioribacteraceae bacterium 4301-Me:
TATTTTCCGTTTTACTCAAGCTGGCTCCGAAGTTAGTGCTCTTCTTGGTAGAATGCCCTCTGCAGTCGGTTATCAACCCAATCTTGCAACTGAAATGGGAGAACTACAAGAAAGAATTACCTCAACTTCAAAAGGGTCAATTACTTCTGTACAAGCAATTTATGTCCCTGCAGATGATTTAACTGACCCAGCTCCTGCTACTGCATTTTCTCACCTGGATGCCACGACTGTCTTAAGTAGACGAATTTCTGAACTTGGGATATATCCAGCTGTTGACCCACTTGATTCTACTTCGAGAATTTTGCAGCCAGATATTGTAGGTGAAGAACATTATAGAGTTGCTACTCAAGTGAAAGAAGTTCTGCAAGCATATAAGGATTTGCAGGACATAATTAATATTCTTGGTATGGATGAACTTTCTGAGGAAGATAAAATTATTGTACGCCGAGCAAGAAGACTCGAAAGGTTTTTAAGCCAACCTTTTCATGTTGCTGAACAGTTCACGGGTTTTCCCGGAAAATATGTTAAACTAGAAGATACAATCAGAAGTTTTAAGGAAATTTTAGAAGGTAAGCACGATAATTTACCTGAACAAGCCTTTATGTACGTTGGAACTATTGAGGAAGCAGTTGAAAAGGCAAAAAAAATGCAATAACAAGTTAAGATAAAATAGAACTATAATGACAAAAGAAATTTCCCTTGAGATTGTTACCCCATCAAAAGTAGCTTATAAAGGTAAAGTGAAATCGGTTACTGTTCCAGGTACTCTTGGCAACTTCCAAGTACTTTTTAATCATGCCCCTTTACTAAGTTCGTTTGAAGTTGGTAAAATTGCTATAGAAGAGATAGATGGGAATAAAGTTGAATTTGCTACTTCTGGAGGTACTGTTGAAGTTCGTTCAAATGTTATTCTTATTTTAGCCGATAGTCTTGAACGAAAAGAAGAAATTGATGTAGAGCGTGCAGTGAAATCGTTGAAAAGAGCTAAACAAAGAATTGCAAATCGGAATAAAGAAAACATTGATTTTGTTAGAGCAGAAGCTTCATTAAAACGCGCTGTAAACAGATTAAAGTTTGTAGGGCACTATCCTGTTGATAGCAATTCATCACATGCAAATCATAACTTTTAATCGGTTGTTTTCTAATATAGCCTTTTCTAACAAGTACAAAGCCTACTTGAAGATTGTTGTTTATACTTGCTGAATTAATGAGACAAGCAAAAATTTAACCAAAATTTTCCTAATGGGAAATTTGAGTTCATTACTTTTTTATGATATAAAAAACCCCGAAGCCTTTTACAACTACGGGGCGATTAGATTGTTCGATAAATAAAAAAGTATTAGTATTATTTAACGGATGCAAATCTTTTTGCTACTTCATCCCAATTTACTACATTCCACCAAGCAGATATATATTCGGGTCTTCTGTTTTGATATTTTAAGTAGTAAGCATGTTCCCAAACATCCAATCCCATAATTGGGTAACCTTTTAGTTCAGATAGGTCCATTAAAGGATTATCTTGGTTAGGTGTAGAACCAATTTCAAGTTTACCATTATTGAAAACTAACCACGCCCAACCAGAGCCAAAACGAGAAGCAGCTGCAGCAGAGAATAATTCTTTGAATTTTTCAAACGAACCAAATGTACCATTAATTGCGTCTGCTAAAGCACCTGTTGGACTTCCACCTTTGTTTGGTCCCATTATTTCCCAAAACATGGAATGATTGTAATGTCCGCCGCCGTTATTTCTAACTGCAACCGGATACTTTGAAGCATTTTTAATTAGTTCGTCGAGACTTAGTTTTTCCATCTCCGTGCCTTCTACAGCTTTGTTTAAATTATTTACATACCCTGCATGATGTTTGTCATGATGTATTTCCATTGTTCTCGCATCAATATGCGGTTCTAAGGCATCAAAAGGATAAGGAAGTTTGGGTAATTCGAATTTTGCCATAACAGTTTTACTCCTATTTTTATTTGAGAAATTGATTTTTTTTGTAAACGCTTCCACTTTAGAAATACTGCCAATAAGTGGCATTACGCCTAAAGTGTACAAGAACTTTTTCCTGTCCATAAATTCTCCTTTCTATTTGACTAAACTCCAAATGACTCACCGCAGCCACAAGTTCTTTTTGCATTTGGATTATTGAAAATAAATCCTTTACCGTTGAGACCGTCACTAAAATCTAAGACGGTTCCTGTTAAGTAAAATAAACTTTTACCATCGACAAATAGCTTTAATCCGCTTTTTTCAATTATTGTATCACCTTCATTTTGTTGGTTATCAAAACCAAGTTGATACGTAAGGCCAGAGCAGCCGCCTCCTTTAACACTAATACGCAAACCATATTCCGCAGGTATGTTATTTTCTTCTTTTATGCGTAATACTTGCTTAATTGCCTTTTCAGTAATGTCAATCTCGGAAATATAAGTTTGTTCGCTCATTGTGAAACCTCCTTTACGTTGTCCGTTTCAAGCATTGTCGCTGCAGTATTGTTATT
This window encodes:
- the erpA gene encoding iron-sulfur cluster insertion protein ErpA, translated to MSEQTYISEIDITEKAIKQVLRIKEENNIPAEYGLRISVKGGGCSGLTYQLGFDNQQNEGDTIIEKSGLKLFVDGKSLFYLTGTVLDFSDGLNGKGFIFNNPNAKRTCGCGESFGV
- a CDS encoding superoxide dismutase encodes the protein MAKFELPKLPYPFDALEPHIDARTMEIHHDKHHAGYVNNLNKAVEGTEMEKLSLDELIKNASKYPVAVRNNGGGHYNHSMFWEIMGPNKGGSPTGALADAINGTFGSFEKFKELFSAAAASRFGSGWAWLVFNNGKLEIGSTPNQDNPLMDLSELKGYPIMGLDVWEHAYYLKYQNRRPEYISAWWNVVNWDEVAKRFASVK
- the atpC gene encoding ATP synthase F1 subunit epsilon — protein: MTKEISLEIVTPSKVAYKGKVKSVTVPGTLGNFQVLFNHAPLLSSFEVGKIAIEEIDGNKVEFATSGGTVEVRSNVILILADSLERKEEIDVERAVKSLKRAKQRIANRNKENIDFVRAEASLKRAVNRLKFVGHYPVDSNSSHANHNF